AGGCTTTAAATGTTTATGTAGGGATTGAAGATATCAATTCCCTGCCCAGCGGTATATTATATGGCAAAATGCCTTCAGAGGCAGGGGTTGTAGAAATACTGCGGGCAATTACAGGCGCCGGAAACGAAGTTAAAGGCCCCGGTCGCGTTACAATATTTGATAAGCGCCAGTTCGCGGCCGGCATAATGGCCGCTGCCTGATACTGCGCAGTTATAATCCAGGCGATATTTTGATAAGTAAGGCACCGTCTTAAAACGCGCGCTTGCCGCTCTTTATTATTTTTTCGGTTTTTTTCGTGTATCCATGGTGAAAATCTGACCGGGAAGGAGGGAAAAAGTAAAAGCTGATTTTTCAGGATTTTAGCTTGACGCATATTGCTGATTTTGATAAACTAATAACACTTATCCTTTAAAAGGATCAAAATAACCGCTGTTTCTGCGTTTAATGCATGAGAACTTATATAAAGGAGGAACGGATAATGAATAAGGCATTTTATTGCTTTTCCTGCGTGTTTTTAATGGCTTTGCTTGCGCTTTCGGGTTGCGCGAAACAAGAAGAAATCGTTATTGAAGAGTTTGAGGCGAAGAGCGCCGCCACGGGCAATGAGTTCAAGGTTTTTAATATATATACAGACAAGTCATCCCCGGGCAATCATTATATACCTTCAGGCTGGATGGGAGATTTCGGCGACATAAAATTGAACGACCGCTGGATGGAAAATTCTCATAGCGGGACTACGTGTATCAGGATAGAATATGTGCCGCGCCGTTCGCAAGGCGCCGGCTGGATGGGCATATACTGGCAGAACCCCGCCAATAACTGGGGTTCAAAAAAATCCGGCTTTGACCTGACCGGCGCGAAGCAATTATCGTTTTATGCCCGCGGCGAAAAAGGCGGCGAAATTATATCGGAATTTAAAATAGGCGGTATCAGCGGTGAATTTTCTGATTCAGATTCCGCGGGTATCGGCCCTGCCATGCTTACCCAGGATTGGAAAAAGTATGAGATAGACCTGAAAGGCAAGGACCTCTCGCATATTATAGGCGGTTTTTGTTTTTCGGCGAATTCTGACGACAATCCTGACGGTTTCATAATATATCTTGACGAAATAAAATACGAGTAATAAACAATCCGCATGCTTTTTCCGAGCTGCAACCGGCGCGCCTTTATGGCGTGCCGGCTTTGCCCCGGACGGCGGTGGTTTATTTTTAATATGAGGGATTTATGATAAATAAAAAGTTTAAGCTAAAACCAAAAAAGCAAAATTCCAATAAAAAATTTATCCTATTTGTACTGGCCCTATTTTTTATGCTGTTATTAGGCATTTGCGTTGCTCTGATAGTAAAGTTTTCTTCAAAACCGGGAGTCGCTATACAAAAAAATTCAAAAGGGGATTATGTTTTGACCGTAAATAATAAACCCTATATAGTAAGGGGTGTCTGCTACAATCCAACACCTGTAGGAGAGGGCCCTATATATAATTGGTGGGGCAACCCTGCCAAGCCCTGGATTGCTGATGGAAGTCTTATGAAAGAGGCCGGCATTAATACCGTCCGGTTCTATGAACCCGGAGGCAAGCCCGAGCAGGTAAAGTCGGTGATATCTGATTTTTATGAAAAATACGGTATACGCTCTGTTATGGGCCATGGGCTTGGTTTTTGGGACTATCCTCATGCCAATTATGCCGATATTGATTTCAGGCAGAAAATAAAAAAGCAGGTATACCAAATGGTCCAGGCCTACAAGCGAGAACCCGGAGTCATGGCATGGGTTTTGGGCAATGAGGCCAATTATTCGTTTGACGGGAGCATGAATTCCTGGTCGACACCCGAGTTGGATGCTATTGAGAATGCCAAAGACAGACAGCTTGCCAAGGCCAAAATATACTACACTTTTTTAAACGACCTTGCGCGCATCGTAAAAACAATCGATCCTACAAGGCCTGTGGGTTTCGGTAACGGTGAACTTGGAAGCATAGAGATAGCTAAGGAGTATTGCCCTGATTTTGATTTTGCCGGCATTATTATTTACAGGGGAAAATCTTTCGGAAATCTTTTTCGCCAGCTTAAAGAAAGATATGGCAAGCCTTGCATGATTATAGAATTTGGTTGCGATTCGTACAATGCCCTTAAACAGGAACCCGACGAGGAAAGCCAGGCTTTTTTCCTGAAAACATTGTGGCAGGAAGTGGATTATAATACCTATCGCGGAAAAGGGGAAGGCAACTGCCTGGGAGGGCTTATATTTTCATGGACCGACGAATGGTGGAAAAGCAACCAGGATGACCCCAAAACATGGTCTATCCATAATACAGAGGCGAGTTGGACAAACGCCTCTTATTATTTTGACACAGAAGGCAACCCCAATATGAATGAAGAGTGGTTTGGCATTGTTTCAGTCAGCTCTGAAAAAGAAAACGGCATAGATAAAAGGCTTCCAAAGAGGTCTTACGGTGTTTTAAAAGAACTATGGCTTTTAGAAGATAAGCCGGGCCGTAACTGATATTTGTTTTAAGGCCACGGAAGCCTTCATTTGAGCGGAGAAAAGGCTTGTAGTCTCGGGTACCGGGAATTAATTGAATAATAAGCATGATTCCGAAGGCAAGAGAAAGGATATGAACGTATGAATAAATTTATATCACTTATATTAGCGGCCGGACTGGCCGGTATTGCCGGCTGCGCGCCAAGCGCGGTTGAAACTAAGGGCCCCGAGAAAATACTTGTGTGGCATTGGATGACCGACAGGGAAGAAGCCTTTGACGAATTGGCAAGAAGATACAAATCTCTTACAGGCACCAATGTTCAGTTTGAACTGTATGCTCCGACAGACGCGTATGATGAGAAAATAAAAGGCGCCGCCCAGACTCAGACCTTACCTGATATTTTCGGAGTTCTCGCGGACAAAAGGGTGATCGCGTCGTTTATTAATGCCGGCCATATCTTAAATCTTGGCCCATACATGGCACAGGATAACGGAAAATGGGAGAATACCTTTTACGAAAAAGCGCTGAACGTAAACAGGTTTTTGGATAATAATGAATTTGCCGTTACGCCCGGTATATACGCCGCGCCGATAGATGTTATGAATATCCAGATGGTATATAATAAAGACCTGTTTAAGAAAGCCGGGCTTGACCCTGATAATCCTCCGAAAAACTGGGCTGATTTTCTTGATGCCGGCAATAAACTCAATGCCGCCGGTATACAGGGCATGGTAAGCGGCTGGGGCGAGATATGGATGATAGACTGCCTTGCTTCAAATTATGCTTATAATATAATGGGCGAGGAAAAATTTATAAAGACATTAACAGGCGAAGTTGCTTATACTGATCCTGACTGGATAAAGGTTTTTGGCCTTTTCAGGGATATGAGGGATAATAACCTGCTTGCCAGCGGTATCGTTACCATGGTCAATAAGCATGCTGAACAGATGTTTGCCAATCAGCGCGCGGCCATAGCCTTTAACGGTTCGTGGTGCGTTAACGTGTATCACGGTATGAACCCGGATCTGAATTACGGCGCAATGCTGCCGCCGGCCTATTCTGATAAACATCCTATGATGGTATGGGGCGGGGCCGGAGCCAGCTTTATGGTGAACGCCAGAAGCGCGCACAGGGAAAAAGTGGTTGAGTTTTTGAAATGGCTTACCGCGAAAGACCAGCAGGCATACCTGTCAACCCAGACCAGAAACTTGCCGGCTAATAAAGACAGCCTCGGCGCGATACCCGAAGTGCTTGCGCAGTTTGTTGATGATATGGATTTGGTCAACCATCCCAACAATCTTAATGTATCGGAATTTCCCAGGGTAATTGAGGCAAGGAGCAAGGGAATACAGTCTGTTATCATTGGAGAAAAAACACCTGAAGAGGTTGCGTTAGAGGTGCAAGCGGTTAAGCTGCGCGAACTTCAAAAATCCCAGGGCAAGGATTAAGGCAGGCGCTCTACCCTAATTCTTTCATAGTTGAGTAAAAAAATGCAAATAAAAAAAACAAAAACGATACTATCTAACTATCTTTTTGTCCTGCCGGCTGTTCTTTTGTTTTGCACGTTTCACGTATATCCTTTTATCAATGTATTCCGCTATTCTCTTTTTCAGTGGGACGGTATATCTCCCGCCATGAAATTCATAGGCCTTGCCAATTTCAAGGACATTTTTACCGCCAATTCCCAGTGGTGGTATTCCATGTGGCACGCTTTTTATATCACACTGCTTACTCTGATATTTCAGAATGGTTTGGCATTAATACTGGCGCTTGCCTGTGACAGGGCGATAAAAGGCGCCCAGACCTACAGGATGATATTTTTTCTGCCGCCCGTGCTTTCAGGAATAGTGGTAGGCCTTATTTGGCAGTGGATATACGACGGCAATTACGGGCTTTTGAACTATTGGCTTACGAGGATGGGCATAGGCCATCTTGCCCGCGCCTGGCTGGCTGACCCCAAAACAGCGCTAACATGTGTGGGGGTTGTCCATATGTGGAAAGGTTTTGGGTGGGGTTTTATTATATTGCTGGCCGGATTACAGTCAATACCGCGGGAATTATATGAAGCCGCTAAAGTGGACGGCGCCGGCGCCTGGGACTCCTTTGTAAGGGTCACGGTGCCCCTTATGATACCTGTTTTTGTCCTTGTTGTGATACTTACCATATTAAATACTATGCAGATATACGACCTTATAGTTTCTCTTACGGGCGGCGGCCCCGGATATCACACGGAAGTTCCTATTACAAGGATATTGGCTTCTATGAGAGGCGGTTCCCAGCTTGGTTATGCGTGCGCGCTTGGCGTAGTGTTCGGCTTGATACTTCTGGCTATTTCGTTCGCGCAGATACAGGGTTCAAAGCTTGTGAAGCAGGAGTAATTTTTTTATGCAAAAACCGGCATACTACAAAGCCAAGCAGTTTTTACTAACATATCTGACCCATATTCTGCTTATTATTGTGTCAGCCAGCTGTATACTGCCTTTGCTGTGGATGTTTGCCTCAAGCCTTAAAACCCAGGCAACTGTTTTTACGGACATGAGCCTGTGGCCGGCTAATCCCCACTGGGAAAATTTTTATATTGCCTGGACAAGAGGCGGGTTCGGAAAGTATTTTTTTAACAGCCTTTTCTATACCATTGTTGTCGTAGTAAGCGTGGTTTTTGTCACTTCAATGGCGGCATATGGCATATCAAGGCTTAAGATACCCGGTAAGAATATCATATTTTTTGTGTTTCTGGCCGCCATGATGATACCAATACCCGGAGTTTTCGTCGCTCTTTATGTATTATTGAACAAGCTTGGTTTTTTAAATCCTAATACAGGGTTTTCTTTCCTTGACAATATGATTATGAGGATAGGGTATATGCTGCCTCTGATTAATAGCGGATTATCGCTGGGTATCTATATATTAAAGACATTTTTTGATAAGATGCCCGGGGATTTAGAAGATTCGGGCAGGATAGACGGTTGTTCCAAATTCGGCATATACTGGCACATAGCGCTTCCTTTGGCCAAGCCCGCTATAGCGGTTATTGTTATTTTTAACACTCTGACCGTTTGGAATGAATACCTGCTTGCCATGCTGGTTTTGACCGGAAAGAGCCTGATGCCCCTTACGAGGGCTTTGATGGTATTCAGAGGGACCCATATCACGGAATATCCTCTTCTTATGTCAGGCATGTCCATAACCGTAATTCCTATAATAATAATCTATCTTTTTTTGCAGAAACACATAATAGCAGGCATAACGGCAGGGGCGGTAAAGGGATGATAAATTTTTTTTATTGTTTTGTTCGCGCGTTAAGTCGCAACATTTTTTTAAGAGAGTCCGGCCCGCGCGCAAGTGTATTAACTTTTTTAGTGTGTTTTACCTGCTTTATGCCGCGAGCTTTTGCTTTAGAACTGCCTGAAGAAGCCATGGCATATTACAAGGACAATACTGTTGCTTCAGCCGGCATATCGGATGGAGTTGGCCCCACGGTTAAAAAAGCGGAGATAATAGAGGGCGTTGATATCGGGAGACGAGAGGCCAAAGACTATGATTTTTCCGACAGCTCATTATCGGGCCTTACTATAAAAAGTTGGGAAGCGCTTAACCAAAAAGACGAACAGGCCCTGCTTGCTTATACGGCACGGTGTTTTGACCTCTATACCCAGCAGGCAAAAGACCAGCAGGCCAGGATGACCGATTTTGCTCCTTCGGGTTCTGAAGCCGGGAATGAGGCTTTAAATAATGTGGCTGTCTGCTATTTTATGCTCGGGGAATTTTATAAGCATAAAAAGGATTGGCAAAAATCGGTTGAGAATTATAAAAAGGCGGTTGATAATTTTTATTTCGCCCAATACTGGGACCCGCGCGGCTGGTGGTGGAAACCCTCGCAGATATCTCAAGGCGAAGTTGAAAAGATTAATACCGGATACTATGATAAAGAATAATTATTTTCTAAGAGGCTTGAGGTTTTGCCTATTAGCTTTTTTAATTCCGGCTTGCGGTTTTTTCGTATCAGGTTGCGCTGAAAATATTGTATTTGAAGAAAATCCGGTTTTTAAGCTTTCCGATAAGGGTAGTGAAGAGATAATTAACTATGAAAGATACGGCAGGTTTGACGGCGCGGGAACGTCGGCTTACAGTTATTCCATAATTGATCAGGCCGGACTTTCCAAGGCTGCCGGAGAAGGTATTCATCCCAACTCGTCGGCTGTTCTAAAGGACCCGTTGTATAAAGAGCTTAAACAATCGGGAGCGTTGGACGGCACGCACTGGGATTTTATTAACAAGCCTCAATACGCAAAGAATTTTTATAAATGGGCCGTGGCTGCCGAGGAAAGAGGTGTAAAGCTTTTTTATACCGCCCTTGCCCTTGAAAGGGCCGGTTGTATAAAACAGGCGATTAAAGCCTACTATGCCATTGTTGTCCATTTTCCGAAAACCATAGGCTGGACATACTGGAAAACCCCGTGGTATGTCGGCCAGGCGGCCATAGACAGGATAAATTTCTTGTGCCGGCAATACCCCCAGCTTGGTTTAAGGCTTGAAGGCGCTTATATTATCGTTGATAATTCTTACGATGATAATCCCAAAACGGATGTTTTTTTGGTAGACCCCGGCAGGATAGTGAAGGTCAAATCTTCGCGGGTATATGATTATGCCAGGAGAAAAGATCTGCCGCGGAAGAACATAATAAAATCAACCAACGGCGATTTCGTAAAGCTCGTCCAGTATGAGGACAGGTCGTGGCAGCTTTTAGTTGACGGTAAGCCTTATATCGTAAAAGGGGTTGCTTATGAGCCGAGCAAGATAGGCCAGAGCCCCGACCAGGGCACTCTTGAGGATTGGATGCAGTATGACTACAACAAAAATAATAAGATAGACGGGCCATATGACGCGTGGGTTGATCACAACAGAAACGATATACAGGATCCGGAAGAAAAGCCCGTCGGCGATTTCAGGCTTTTATGGGAAATGGGCTGTAATACCATAAGGGTTTATAACCATGCCTCAAATAAACCCTTGTTAAAGGATCTGTATGAAAACTTTGGCATTATGTCGCTTATGGGGGATTTTTTAGGCGCTTATGCCGTAGGCTCGGGCGCCAGCTGGTACAAGGGGACGGATTATTCAGACCCCGTACAACAGCAGAACATGCTTGATAACCTGAAGAAAATGGTTGAGGAGCATAAACAGGAAAAATATGTGCTTATGTGGGTCCTGGGAAATGAAAATAATTACGGTGTTGCCAATAGCGCCAAGCGCGATCCGGTGTCATATTACAGATTCGCTAATAAGGCCGCTGAATTGATAAAATCCATAGACCCATATCATAGGCCTGTGGTAATAAGCAACGGCGAAGTAAAGTTTATTGATATATTCGCCAAAGAATGCCCTGCCGTGGATGTCTTCGGCCTGAACGCTTACCGCGGGGATTATGGTTTTGGCCATCTCTGGCTGACGGCAAAACGCGAAACAGACAGGCCTGTCTTGATAACGGAATACGGCTGCCCGGCTTACAATGGATATACGGATGCCGAAACGGCAGAGGACCAGCAGGCGCAATATCTTAAAAATTGCTGGATAGACGTTGTTTCCAATTCCAACGGCTGGGGCCAGGGTAACGCTATAGGGGCTGTCTTGTTTGAGTGGTCGGATGAATGGTGGAAGGCCTATGAACCGTATATGCATGATACCAAACCTCTGTGGGCTGGCAATTTTCCCGGAGGATGGATGTATGAGGAATGGCTCGGCATCGCGTCGCAGGGTTCAGGGAAGAACAGCCCGTTTCAGAGAGTCTTAAGAAAGTCGTATTATGAATATAAAAAGTTGTGGAGAGGTTAATAAAAAAGGAGGAGACATGGGTAAAAAAAGATTTTTAGGTTTTATCCTTATGGCGGCCGTGGTTTTTACGACAATGGCGCTGAAGGCGCAGGCGGTTGATTATTTTGAACCGTTTAATATTTATTCGGACAGGAATGCCCGCGGCAATCACTTTGCCCCGTCGGGGTGGATGGGCGATTATAATGACATTTCTTTCACGGATGCCTGGCAGGACAGCCCGCATTCGGGCGCTACGTGCATAAAGATTGTGTATAGGCCCAATGCTTCGCAGGGCGCCAGATGGGCGGGTATGTATTGGCAGAATCCGCCGAATAACTGGGGAGAGAAAAAAGGAGGCTTTGACCTGACAGGCGCCAGAAAACTGACATTTTGGGCCCGCGGCGAAAAAGGCGGCGAGCGCCTGGAGGAAGTCAAGGTAGGCGGAATTAACGGGGCTTATCCTGATTCGGATATTGCATCGGCAGGACCCATCATACTCACGAAAGACTGGCAGCAATACAGCATAGACCTGAAAGGCAAAGATCTTACATATATCAGCGGCGGGTTTGTATGGGCTACCAACCTTGACGTTAACCCGGAAGGGTGCACGTTTTATCTTGATGACATAAGGTATGAGTAAAAACATGCCCGGGATAAATATTTTTTAATTTGTCCCGGGCGTATTTTTTCAAATATAAGCAATGACCCGACATTATAGCGGACGCAGAAAATACATAAGGCTGGATTCATGTTTTCCTGTTGAATTCAGCCTTTCTCTTTGCGCGGATAATCCTGCCCGCCAATACCAGGGCTTTACATGTGATGTGTCCGAAGGAGGGATATGCCTTAAAGCAAAAGGCCTGTCTCCCGAGCAGGAAAAGATTCTATCAGAGAAAGGGTCTGAATTGGATTTAATTATACACATGCCTCTAAGAGGCAAGCCTGTGCCGGCCAGAGCGGAAATCATGTGGACAAGCAAACCGCGCCAAAGCCCGGATAGCGGGCAGGGTATTGATATAGGCCTTCAATATTCTGCCATAGATGACGCTGACAGGGCCAGGGTTATAAATTATGCCCGCAGGCTCAAATGGCTGCCGCGTATCGCGGCGCTGTTGTTTCTTGCGCTATTTTTTTTCATGTTTATACTCGCTTTCTACCATATTAAATCTATAGGCATAAATAAGTTCCTGGTAAGGCGCGTAGTTTCTATTTCAATGATAAAATCGCGCATAGAGCGCCAGCTAAATGAGGTCAGGGTAAGGAAGGACATGCTGGAGTCCGGGCTGTCAAAGGGCACGGCTGATGAAGACAATCTTAGGTCGCAAATAGCATTTATTGAAAAAAGAGCCGATGAAGAAAAGCTTAGGCTCAAGTCCATGCTGGAGCAGTCGGACCTTGAGAAAAAAAGAATTGAATCCCAGATTGATAATCTTCAGGCAGGGCAGGAAGGCGCTAACAGCATGGCTTCCATGGTCATAGAGTCAAGGCTTTCCCGGATTAATTCCGATACTGAACTTTTGCAGATGGAATTAGAAGAGGTCCTTAAGAAGGCCGCGCTTGAGAAAAAGACGCTTGAAGGAAGGCTTCAATCACTTAAGCAGGAAAATGAAGCGTTAAAAAAAGGATTGAAGTCAACGTTTGAAGACGAGGAATTACTGGAAGAACAGCTTGCCGGATTAAGGTATGAAAGCGGCGGCGTTGAAAAGGCCGGCATAGAACGTATGTTTGAATGGGTAAAGTTGAGACAGGTCAGAAAGACCGGCCTTGTATTAAGCTATGAAGGAGACCCCTCGCTTAAGGACTGGGCGTTTATTTACGACCAGGCGCTTGCGGCGCAGGCCTTTATTTTTATGGACGAACCCGAACGGGCTAAAAACGTCCTTGACTTTTTTAACAATAAAGCCGCGCTTAGCGAAGGCCTGTTTTATAATGCCTATGACGCAAAAACAGCCGACCCGAGAGAGTACACCGTTCATTCGGGCCCTAATATATGGGTGGCTATATCTGCCTGTCAATATACCTACTGGATGGGCAATGCCCAATTTCTTGAGATGGCTGAAAGAATAGCCTTGAAAATGATCGGTATGCAGTCCGCGTCACCGGATGGAAGCATTAGCGGAGGCCCCGGCGTCAACTGGGTCAGCACAGAACATAATATTGATGCTTATGCCTTATTCAACATGCTCTACAGGTTGACCAATAAACAGGAGTATGCCTCTGCCGCGCTGAAAGCGCTTGATTGGCTTAAAACGTCAGGTTATAATAGCCAGGAAGCCAGGTTTATGCGGGGCAAAGGAGATGCCACTATTGCCACAGATACCTTTTCCTGGGCCATAGCCGCCCTGGGGCCAAAGGCGCTTTTAAATAACGGTATGGATCCCGATGGTATAATGGAATTTGCCGAAAAGGAATGCAGGGTACGGGTGAAGTTTTACAGGCCATCCGGCAGTGTTATTGATGTGACGGGCTTTGATTTTTCTAAGGCCGGCAATATGGCCCGCGGAGGAATCGTTTCAACGGAATGGACCGCGCAGATGATAGTCGCGTTAAAAATAATGGCTGATTATTATAAGATTGCCGGCGATACTGTCAAACAGAACGTATATGGTTCCAAGGCCGAGTATTATCTGGCGCAACTCGGCCAGATGGTCATATCGTCGCCATCTCCCACGGGCCAGGGCCAGGGCTGCCTTCCATACGCGTCTATTGACAATGTTGACACAGGACATGGCTGGCGTGTCGCCTGCGGCCGGCGGACAGGTTCTGTAGCCGGCACGATTTATTATATATTTGCTTATACAGGTTATAACCCGCTCTCCCTTGATATCTGATATACCGGTTGGCCGGAGCGCATTGCCGGGGGAAATGGAGGCCCGGTAAAACTTGAAAGAGTAATTTTATTGTGATAATATATATTATAACACAGTAAAGGTGATCATATGCCCGGCAAAGTAAAATATTATTTTGGTAAAAATAATGAGTTCATAATAGACAATTATTATCTTGCCAAGCCGTTTTCAAGTTTCTTTTGCGGCATAGCCGGCCAATGGGGCGTTCCCGCGTGGGTTTTTTATGTAAATCGCGGCCAGGCAATAGCTTCATTCGGCACGAAGGATAAAGATAATCCGATAATGGAATTTCAGCCTGCCAACAAATCTTATTATCTTGGCCCGATACTCGGTTTCAGGACTTTTATAAAAATAATGAGCGCTTCAGGGCCTGTTTTTTATGACGCGTTTTCAACAAGCCTTCACAATAGTTCATATGATATTAAAAATTCCATGATCATTACTTCTGCCGGGCTTAAACTGTCCGAGGTCAATCACACGCTGGGCATCGGGGTTTGCGTAGAATATTTTACCATACCCGGAGACACTTACGGCGCCCTTGCCAGAAAGGTAACTATAACCAATCTGGCAAAAGAAGCGAAAGAATTTGAGGTATTAGACGGCCTGCCGCAGATTCAGCCTTATGGCGTAAATAATTTTTTTTTAAAA
The genomic region above belongs to Candidatus Omnitrophota bacterium and contains:
- a CDS encoding extracellular solute-binding protein codes for the protein MNKFISLILAAGLAGIAGCAPSAVETKGPEKILVWHWMTDREEAFDELARRYKSLTGTNVQFELYAPTDAYDEKIKGAAQTQTLPDIFGVLADKRVIASFINAGHILNLGPYMAQDNGKWENTFYEKALNVNRFLDNNEFAVTPGIYAAPIDVMNIQMVYNKDLFKKAGLDPDNPPKNWADFLDAGNKLNAAGIQGMVSGWGEIWMIDCLASNYAYNIMGEEKFIKTLTGEVAYTDPDWIKVFGLFRDMRDNNLLASGIVTMVNKHAEQMFANQRAAIAFNGSWCVNVYHGMNPDLNYGAMLPPAYSDKHPMMVWGGAGASFMVNARSAHREKVVEFLKWLTAKDQQAYLSTQTRNLPANKDSLGAIPEVLAQFVDDMDLVNHPNNLNVSEFPRVIEARSKGIQSVIIGEKTPEEVALEVQAVKLRELQKSQGKD
- a CDS encoding glycoside hydrolase family 2 TIM barrel-domain containing protein — translated: MINKKFKLKPKKQNSNKKFILFVLALFFMLLLGICVALIVKFSSKPGVAIQKNSKGDYVLTVNNKPYIVRGVCYNPTPVGEGPIYNWWGNPAKPWIADGSLMKEAGINTVRFYEPGGKPEQVKSVISDFYEKYGIRSVMGHGLGFWDYPHANYADIDFRQKIKKQVYQMVQAYKREPGVMAWVLGNEANYSFDGSMNSWSTPELDAIENAKDRQLAKAKIYYTFLNDLARIVKTIDPTRPVGFGNGELGSIEIAKEYCPDFDFAGIIIYRGKSFGNLFRQLKERYGKPCMIIEFGCDSYNALKQEPDEESQAFFLKTLWQEVDYNTYRGKGEGNCLGGLIFSWTDEWWKSNQDDPKTWSIHNTEASWTNASYYFDTEGNPNMNEEWFGIVSVSSEKENGIDKRLPKRSYGVLKELWLLEDKPGRN
- a CDS encoding glycoside hydrolase family 2 TIM barrel-domain containing protein, whose protein sequence is MIKNNYFLRGLRFCLLAFLIPACGFFVSGCAENIVFEENPVFKLSDKGSEEIINYERYGRFDGAGTSAYSYSIIDQAGLSKAAGEGIHPNSSAVLKDPLYKELKQSGALDGTHWDFINKPQYAKNFYKWAVAAEERGVKLFYTALALERAGCIKQAIKAYYAIVVHFPKTIGWTYWKTPWYVGQAAIDRINFLCRQYPQLGLRLEGAYIIVDNSYDDNPKTDVFLVDPGRIVKVKSSRVYDYARRKDLPRKNIIKSTNGDFVKLVQYEDRSWQLLVDGKPYIVKGVAYEPSKIGQSPDQGTLEDWMQYDYNKNNKIDGPYDAWVDHNRNDIQDPEEKPVGDFRLLWEMGCNTIRVYNHASNKPLLKDLYENFGIMSLMGDFLGAYAVGSGASWYKGTDYSDPVQQQNMLDNLKKMVEEHKQEKYVLMWVLGNENNYGVANSAKRDPVSYYRFANKAAELIKSIDPYHRPVVISNGEVKFIDIFAKECPAVDVFGLNAYRGDYGFGHLWLTAKRETDRPVLITEYGCPAYNGYTDAETAEDQQAQYLKNCWIDVVSNSNGWGQGNAIGAVLFEWSDEWWKAYEPYMHDTKPLWAGNFPGGWMYEEWLGIASQGSGKNSPFQRVLRKSYYEYKKLWRG
- a CDS encoding PilZ domain-containing protein; translated protein: MTRHYSGRRKYIRLDSCFPVEFSLSLCADNPARQYQGFTCDVSEGGICLKAKGLSPEQEKILSEKGSELDLIIHMPLRGKPVPARAEIMWTSKPRQSPDSGQGIDIGLQYSAIDDADRARVINYARRLKWLPRIAALLFLALFFFMFILAFYHIKSIGINKFLVRRVVSISMIKSRIERQLNEVRVRKDMLESGLSKGTADEDNLRSQIAFIEKRADEEKLRLKSMLEQSDLEKKRIESQIDNLQAGQEGANSMASMVIESRLSRINSDTELLQMELEEVLKKAALEKKTLEGRLQSLKQENEALKKGLKSTFEDEELLEEQLAGLRYESGGVEKAGIERMFEWVKLRQVRKTGLVLSYEGDPSLKDWAFIYDQALAAQAFIFMDEPERAKNVLDFFNNKAALSEGLFYNAYDAKTADPREYTVHSGPNIWVAISACQYTYWMGNAQFLEMAERIALKMIGMQSASPDGSISGGPGVNWVSTEHNIDAYALFNMLYRLTNKQEYASAALKALDWLKTSGYNSQEARFMRGKGDATIATDTFSWAIAALGPKALLNNGMDPDGIMEFAEKECRVRVKFYRPSGSVIDVTGFDFSKAGNMARGGIVSTEWTAQMIVALKIMADYYKIAGDTVKQNVYGSKAEYYLAQLGQMVISSPSPTGQGQGCLPYASIDNVDTGHGWRVACGRRTGSVAGTIYYIFAYTGYNPLSLDI
- a CDS encoding sugar ABC transporter permease, whose product is MQIKKTKTILSNYLFVLPAVLLFCTFHVYPFINVFRYSLFQWDGISPAMKFIGLANFKDIFTANSQWWYSMWHAFYITLLTLIFQNGLALILALACDRAIKGAQTYRMIFFLPPVLSGIVVGLIWQWIYDGNYGLLNYWLTRMGIGHLARAWLADPKTALTCVGVVHMWKGFGWGFIILLAGLQSIPRELYEAAKVDGAGAWDSFVRVTVPLMIPVFVLVVILTILNTMQIYDLIVSLTGGGPGYHTEVPITRILASMRGGSQLGYACALGVVFGLILLAISFAQIQGSKLVKQE
- a CDS encoding carbohydrate ABC transporter permease, producing MQKPAYYKAKQFLLTYLTHILLIIVSASCILPLLWMFASSLKTQATVFTDMSLWPANPHWENFYIAWTRGGFGKYFFNSLFYTIVVVVSVVFVTSMAAYGISRLKIPGKNIIFFVFLAAMMIPIPGVFVALYVLLNKLGFLNPNTGFSFLDNMIMRIGYMLPLINSGLSLGIYILKTFFDKMPGDLEDSGRIDGCSKFGIYWHIALPLAKPAIAVIVIFNTLTVWNEYLLAMLVLTGKSLMPLTRALMVFRGTHITEYPLLMSGMSITVIPIIIIYLFLQKHIIAGITAGAVKG